A genome region from Nycticebus coucang isolate mNycCou1 chromosome 4, mNycCou1.pri, whole genome shotgun sequence includes the following:
- the LOC128584707 gene encoding ribosomal biogenesis factor-like: MSKNKFRGQKSRNVFHKASLKNFKAKNKAKPVTTNLKKINIMNDEKVNRVNKAFVNRQKELAHFSKGLSLEPMQKELILQWHHESEPVNFAEATRLMAQL; this comes from the coding sequence ATGTCCAAGAACAAATTCAGAGGGCAGAAGTCAAGGAATGTATTTCACAAGGCCAGTCTAAAAAACTTTAAggctaaaaacaaagcaaaaccagtTACCACTAATCTTAAGAAGATAAATATTATGAATGATGAAAAAGTTAACAGAGTGAATAAAGCTTTTGTAAATAGACAAAAGGAACTTGCACACTTCTCAAAAGGCCTTTCTCTTGAACCTATGCAGAAAGAATTGATTCTTCAGTGGCATCATGAAAGTGAACCAGTTAATTTTGCTGAAGCTACAAGATTAATGGCTCAGTTGTAA